A DNA window from Synchiropus splendidus isolate RoL2022-P1 chromosome 2, RoL_Sspl_1.0, whole genome shotgun sequence contains the following coding sequences:
- the LOC128754065 gene encoding platelet-derived growth factor subunit A-like isoform X1: MRVCRVLGCNSGFNLQFALKHSLTDSTSLLGKCLQQQVSSSRLWRWSVLRGNGSEPPGSGSDSPAPSLDLCPQPREEMRAAVLPLLAGCLCLLRSAAEERPLPQELLERLSRSEVRSIGDLQRLLEIDPVESEPIEETKHSYKDFSHNFAEVKRTGSRHKRSTVVEEAVAAGCKVQTTIFEIPRSLVDSTAANFIIWPPCVEVKRCTGCCNTGNLCCHPTRRQHRLVKVAKVEYARRRPKLREVQVTLEDHLECACANKHRRCADSDNGEFMLHTVLCVVRLLLLVMLCILCVVV; the protein is encoded by the exons ATGCGCGTCTGTCGGGTGCTTGGATGTAACTCCGGATTTAACCTCCAATTCGCTTTAAAACATTCTCTCACGGATTCCACTTCACTGCTCGGGAAGTGTCTCCAACAACAAGTGTCTTCATCGAGGCTGTGGAGGTGGTCCGTCCTCCGGGGGAATGGTTCTGAGCCCCCGGGGTCAGGGAGCGACTCGCCGGCTCCTTCGCTGGATCTGTGCCCGCAACCTCGAGAGGAGATGAGAGCCGCGGTGCTGCCGCTCCTCGCCGGCTGCCTCTGTCTCCTGCGCTCCGCTGCTGAG GAGCGCCCCCTAccccaggagctgctggagcgacTGTCGCGCAGCGAGGTCCGCAGCATCGGCGACCTGCAGCGGCTGCTTGAGATAGACCCCGTAG AAAGCGAGCCGATCGAAGAGACCAAACACAGTTACAAGGACTTTTCTCACAACTTTGCTGAGGTGAAGAGAACAGGCAGCAGACACAAGAGGAGCACAG TGGTGGAGGAGGCCGTGGCGGCCGGCTGCAAAGTCCAGACCACCATCTTCGAGATTCCCCGGAGTCTGGTGGACTCCACCGCCGCCAACTTCATCATCTGGCCGCCGTGCGTGGAGGTGAAGCGCTGCACCGGCTGCTGCAACACCGGAAACCTCTGCTGCCACCCGACGCGCAGGCAGCACCGCCTTGTCAAG GTGGCGAAGGTGGAGTACGCCCGGCGCCGACCCAAACTCAGGGAGGTGCAGGTGACACTGGAGGATCACCTGGAGTGTGCGTGCGCCAACAAACACCGCCGCTGCGCCGACAGTGACAATGGTGAGTTCATGCTCCACACAGTGCTGTGTGTGGTGAGACTCCTGCTGCTGGTCATGCTGTGTATTCTGTGTGTTGTCGTCTAG
- the LOC128754065 gene encoding platelet-derived growth factor subunit A-like isoform X2, with protein MRVCRVLGCNSGFNLQFALKHSLTDSTSLLGKCLQQQVSSSRLWRWSVLRGNGSEPPGSGSDSPAPSLDLCPQPREEMRAAVLPLLAGCLCLLRSAAEERPLPQELLERLSRSEVRSIGDLQRLLEIDPVESEPIEETKHSYKDFSHNFAEVKRTGSRHKRSTVVEEAVAAGCKVQTTIFEIPRSLVDSTAANFIIWPPCVEVKRCTGCCNTGNLCCHPTRRQHRLVKVAKVEYARRRPKLREVQVTLEDHLECACANKHRRCADSDNGVR; from the exons ATGCGCGTCTGTCGGGTGCTTGGATGTAACTCCGGATTTAACCTCCAATTCGCTTTAAAACATTCTCTCACGGATTCCACTTCACTGCTCGGGAAGTGTCTCCAACAACAAGTGTCTTCATCGAGGCTGTGGAGGTGGTCCGTCCTCCGGGGGAATGGTTCTGAGCCCCCGGGGTCAGGGAGCGACTCGCCGGCTCCTTCGCTGGATCTGTGCCCGCAACCTCGAGAGGAGATGAGAGCCGCGGTGCTGCCGCTCCTCGCCGGCTGCCTCTGTCTCCTGCGCTCCGCTGCTGAG GAGCGCCCCCTAccccaggagctgctggagcgacTGTCGCGCAGCGAGGTCCGCAGCATCGGCGACCTGCAGCGGCTGCTTGAGATAGACCCCGTAG AAAGCGAGCCGATCGAAGAGACCAAACACAGTTACAAGGACTTTTCTCACAACTTTGCTGAGGTGAAGAGAACAGGCAGCAGACACAAGAGGAGCACAG TGGTGGAGGAGGCCGTGGCGGCCGGCTGCAAAGTCCAGACCACCATCTTCGAGATTCCCCGGAGTCTGGTGGACTCCACCGCCGCCAACTTCATCATCTGGCCGCCGTGCGTGGAGGTGAAGCGCTGCACCGGCTGCTGCAACACCGGAAACCTCTGCTGCCACCCGACGCGCAGGCAGCACCGCCTTGTCAAG GTGGCGAAGGTGGAGTACGCCCGGCGCCGACCCAAACTCAGGGAGGTGCAGGTGACACTGGAGGATCACCTGGAGTGTGCGTGCGCCAACAAACACCGCCGCTGCGCCGACAGTGACAATG GCGTCAGGTGA